The following proteins come from a genomic window of Malus sylvestris chromosome 4, drMalSylv7.2, whole genome shotgun sequence:
- the LOC126618904 gene encoding uncharacterized protein LOC126618904, producing the protein MDGAGVGVAVAEREGVTLQELKKKMAEFSRERDWDQFHSPRNLLLALVGEVGELSEIFQWKGEVPRGLPYWKEEEKQHLGEELSDVLLYLVRLSDVCGIDLGKAALRKLELNAIKYQAELCKGSSKKYTQLNAEDNAILCCSDHGVSGTKNSSCEQ; encoded by the exons ATGGATGGAGCTGGTGTTGGAGTTGCAGTTGCAGAAAGAGAAGGTGTTACCCTGCAGGAGCTGAAGAAGAAAATGGCTGAGTTTTCAAGGGAGAGAGACTGGGATCAATTTCATAGCCCTAGAAATCTACTTTTGGCTCTG GTGGGAGAAGTGGGAGAGCTATCAGAGATATTTCAGTGGAAAGGAGAGGTGCCAAGAGGACTGCCATACTGGAAAGAGGAAGAGAAGCAACACCTGGGGGAAGAGCTCTCAGATGTGTTGCTCTACCTTGTTAGGCTCTCTGACGTTTGTGGCATTGATCTTGGAAAAGCTGCACTCCGAAAGCTGGAGCTCAATGCCATCAAATACCAAGCCGAGCTTTGCAAGGGTTCCTCCAAAAAGTACACGCAGCTCAATGCAGAAgataatgccattttgtgttgtAGTGATCATGGCGTGTCAGGCACCAAAAACAGCAGTTGTGAACAGTGA
- the LOC126618892 gene encoding vacuolar-processing enzyme-like has protein sequence MANHGYCGVLLSLTLLSLAIHGSFCFPEINGDNKGSSRTTTAKGKTWAVLIAGSSGYYNYRHQADICHAYQILKKGGLKDENIIVFMYDDIAYNSENPRKGVIINKPNGHDVYKGVPKDYTGDHVNARNLYAVILGDKSALTGGSGKVLSSGPNDHVFIYYADHGSVGLLGMPSDYVYAEDLIRVLKKKNASKGYKSMVFYIEACEAGSMFEGLLSSNLNIYATTASNAEESSYGTYCPGDPSVPAEFDTCLGDLYSISWMEDCDISDLHKETLENQYERVRRRTTNSHVMQYGDMSHKQEFLFAYMGADLSNRSHTSTSDISSPSISRAVDQRDTKLLYFQQKLQRAPTGSQEKQGAQKQLLLEIAHRKNVDYSITKLGEALFGHEKSSNVLMNVRPQGQPVVDNWDCFKNFLNIYEKYCGHLSAYGMKYTRAIANICNAGITTEKMVAASDQTCANKPNV, from the exons ATGGCTAATCATGGTTATTGTGGGGTTTTACTATCTCTTACTTTGTTAAGTTTGGCTATTCATGGAAGCTTCTGCTTCCCTGAAATTAATGGAGATAACAAGGGCTCTTCACGTACCACTACTGCTAAGGGAAAAACATGGGCAGTTCTGATTGCAGGATCAAGTGGTTACTACAACTACAGGCACCAG GCTGACATATGCCATGCGTACCAGATACTTAAAAAAGGAGGACTGAAAGACGAGAACATCATCGTTTTCATGTACGATGATATCGCGTACAACTCGGAAAATCCTCGAAAAGGTGTCATCATCAACAAGCCAAATGGTCATGATGTTTATAAAGGAGTTCCCAAG GATTATACAGGAGATCATGTTAACGCACGCAATCTCTATGCTGTTATTCTCGGAGACAAAAGTGCTCTCACCGGAGGAAGTGGCAAGGTTCTAAGTAGCGGTCCGAATGACCATGTTTTCATATATTATGCAGACCATGGTTCTGTAGGATTACTTG GGATGCCTAGCGATTATGTTTATGCGGAAGATCTCATACGTgtactgaagaagaagaatgcttCTAAAGGTTACAAAAGCATG gtttttTACATTGAAGCTTGCGAGGCAGGGAGCATGTTTGAGGGCCTCCTTTCAAGTAATCTGAATATTTATGCTACCACCGCGTCGAATGCAGAAGAGAGTAGTTATGGAACATATTGTCCCGGTGACCCATCAGTTCCTGCCGAGTTTGATACTTGTTTGGGAGACTTGTATAGCATTTCCTGGATGGAGGACTG TGACATAAGTGATTTGCATAAAGAAACTTTGGAGAATCAATATGAAAGG GTTCGAAGAAGAACAACTAATTCGCATGTTATGCAGTACGGAGATATGAGTCATAAACAGGAGTTCCTCTTTGCTTACATGGGTGCTGATCTTTCTAATCGTAGCCATACTTCCACCAGCGATATCTCTTCACCCTCGATCTCAAGGGCTGTTGACCAACGTGACACGAAGCTCCTCTACTTTCAACAAAAG CTGCAAAGAGCTCCTACTGGATCTCAAGAGAAACAGGGTGCTCAGAAGCAGCTGCTGCTTGAAATTGCTCATAGGAAAAACGTGGACTATAGCATAACGAAACTAGGGGAGGCTTTGTTCGGACACGAGAAGAGCTCAAACGTTTTAATGAATGTTAGGCCACAGGGCCAACCTGTGGTAGATAATTGGGACTGCTTCAAGAACTTT TTGAATATTTATGAGAAGTACTGTGGACATTTATCTGCATATGGAATGAAGTACACACGAGCTATAGCCAACATATGCAATGCTGGGATTACCACAGAGAAAATGGTTGCAGCATCTGATCAAACTTGTGCCAACAAACCCAATGTCTAG
- the LOC126618905 gene encoding uncharacterized protein LOC126618905 — protein MGRAKQTASKSSGNKIPLKLPTVQTIMKKTATTRGAPRADPSCSQMPPPPPPKANAQVPKLEVDGKQVFINVSGLKDHKYAESVTRGLPSPEILSMLMNSTHANLILEAFQHATSAASLIATTTVEEYSDDYQNFEERAQGFI, from the exons ATGGGTCGGGCGAAGCAGACTGCTAGCAAATCAAGCGGTAATAAGATTCCTCTGAAGCTGCCTACCGTCCAA ACAATCATGAAAAAAACAGCGACAACACGCGGAGCTCCTCGAGCGGATCCAAGCTGCTCTCAGATGCCACCACCCCCACCTCCAAAGGCAAATGCTCAAGTGCCAAAACTTGAAGTGGATGGGAAGCAAGTGTTTATAAACGTCTCTGGTTTGAAGGATCACAAGTACGCAGAGTCTGTAACGAGGGGATTGCCAAGCCCTGAAATCTTGTCAATGTTGATGAATTCAACTCATGCAAACCTGATACTTGAGGCCTTCCAGCATGCTACTTCT GCTGCCTCTTTGATTGCCACTACTACGGTGGAAGAGTACAGCGACGACTATCAAAATTTTGAGGAAAGAGCACAAGGATTTATTTAG
- the LOC126618902 gene encoding uncharacterized protein LOC126618902: MAGVGVAEREGVTLQELKKKMAELSRERDWDQFHSPRNLLLALVGEVGELSEIFQWKAEVPRGLPSWKEEEKQHLGEVLSDVLLYLVRLSEFCGIDLGKAAPRKLELNAIKYQVKLCKGSSKKYTQLNAEDNTTMCCSDHGVSVTKNSSCERFVVLLSIIQAGDLPMHWKKAM; the protein is encoded by the exons ATGGCTGGAgttggagttgcagaaagagaAGGTGTTACCCTGCAGGAactgaagaagaaaatggcTGAGTTGTCAAGGGAGAGAGACTGGGATCAGTTTCATAGCCCTCGAAATCTGCTTTTGGCTCTG GTGGGAGAAGTGGGAGAGCTATCAGAGATATTTCAGTGGAAAGCAGAGGTTCCAAGAGGACTGCCATCCTGGAAAGAGGAAGAGAAGCAACACCTGGGGGAAGTGCTCTCAGATGTGTTGCTATACCTGGTTAGGCTCTCTGAATTTTGTGGCATTGATCTTGGTAAAGCCGCACCACGAAAGCTGGAGCTCAATGCCATCAAATACCAAGTCAAGCTTTGCAAGGGCTCCTCCAAAAAGTACACGCAGCTCAATGCAGAAGATAATACTACCATGTGTTGCAGTGATCATGGCGTGTCAGTCACCAAAAACAGTAGTTGTGAACG cTTCGTTGTTCTTCTATCTATTATTCAAGCTGGGGATCTTCCAATGCATTGGAAAAAGGCTATGTAA
- the LOC126618885 gene encoding TATA box-binding protein-associated factor RNA polymerase I subunit B, translating into MSDKWICENCGTVGLVEGNDGYFYCTNCSTRAEDYQDTGVADEDFYDKDGDARGGLYSNRHVRRGVSSAVKPEPLSQPLDNISPFYNAFSQTKTEDHNAVDAKGPTGPTDFGLDGIIELSVEDYYTQIRLRYVMGLQRLIELQCEALVRKFKVNPMICGLSATIWLRFLAGTRVFDDDWADSEMCRGRQGDTLEGYKPRANYRAEPHTKYGQRAVMVWFRSLRNTIPLSYTLAVSFLACHLSREAVLPTDIVKWSLEGNLPYFSAFLQIEKELGGPSRACPISSSLMFRPTESVPVQKLESLAATISESIGLHLPPVNFYAIALRYLGKLSLPVEKILPHACRIYEWSMPPDLWLSTNEFRLPTRAFVMSIVIVAVRILYNIHGFGEWEKCLSRKHALSSTSNQKGDLDTISSSKMRSGSEEDSGSPSRSLDDLGTDIGRNSSNTQSSDAAELLSSLEARYNEIADSYEYCKDLPTYLQFCKDVVFAGSKSLLNDEKEEELIESLWEFYQSGKDSETAAGKGLFGDRDVEQKTLRDSDECASDGTPFAGDHQRNKTGDHSCPSSQNSHGSGANDAGTLIDEAIRRMKLDMEEKRFCYIPPRVNLKRFDYLHYVRKKDEGAYTYVAHADYYILLRSCARVAQVEIRCMHIAVLSIERRLAWLEKRINHCLHLTPPVVSCQYCTEMFPDAENNIGESID; encoded by the exons ATGTCGGATAAGTGGATTTGCGAAAATTGTGGCACTGTGGGGCTGGTTGAAGGCAATGATGGCTACTTCTACTGCACCAACTGCAGCACACGAGCCGAGGACTACCAGGACACCGGAGTCGCAGATGAGGATTTTTACGATAAAGATGGTGATGCACGTGGAGGCCTCTACTCTAATCGTCATGTCCGCCGCGGCGTTAGCTCTGCCGTCAAACCTGAGCCTCTTTCCCAACCCTTAGACAACATCTCGCCTTTTTATAACGCTTTTAGTCAAACCAAAACAGAGGATCACAATGCTGTGGATGCCAAGGGACCCACGGGTCCCACAGATTTCGGACTGGATGGAATCATAGAGTTGAGTGTGGAGGACTATTATACACAGATTAGACTTAGGTATGTGATGGGACTGCAGCGGCTGATTGAGCTCCAATGCGAGGCTTTGGTTAGGAAGTTTAAGGTAAACCCTATGATTTGTGGGTTGTCTGCGACCATTTGGCTACGCTTCCTGGCAGGGACTCGGGTTTTCGATGATGATTGGGCTGACTCTGAGATGTGCCGAGGCCGACAAG GAGACACGTTAGAAGGTTATAAGCCACGTGCTAATTACAGAGCAGAACCGCACACAAAGTATGGTCAGCGAGCAGTAATGGTATGGTTTAGGTCGTTGAGAAACACTATACCATTATCTTATACTTTAGCTGTTTCCTTTCTGGCTTGTCATCTTTCCAGGGAAGCAGTCCTACCAACAGATATAGTAAAATGGTCATTAGAAGGAAACCTTCCATATTTTTCTGCATTTCttcaaattgaaaaagaattagGAGGGCCTTCACGCGCATGTCCAATAAGTTCAAGCTTAATGTTTAGGCCTACTGAATCTGTGCCAGTGCAGAAGTTGGAATCACTGGCAGCAACCATTTCTGAGTCCATAGGCTTGCACTTACCTCCAGTCAATTTTTATGCTATAGCTTTACGCTATCTAGGTAAGTTATCTCTTCCAGTTGAAAAGATCCTCCCTCATGCGTGCCGCATTTATGAGTGGTCAATGCCTCCAGATTTGTGGTTATCAACAAATGAGTTTAGGCTTCCTACTCGTGCTTTTGTAATGTCAATAGTGATTGTAGCAGTGAGAATTCTGTACAATATTCATGGTTTTGGAGAATGGGAAAAATGTTTGTCACGTAAACATGCTTTGTCTTCCACATCAAACCAAAAAGGAGATCTTGATACCATATCCAGCTCCAAAATGAGGTCTGGCTCAGAAGAGGATTCAGGTTCTCCGTCCCGCAGTCTGGATGATTTGGGTACAGATATTGGTAGAAACTCGTCAAATACTCAGAGCTCTGATGCTGCAGAACTTCTGTCCAGCCTTGAAGCAAGATATAATGAAATTGCCGATTCTTATG AATATTGCAAGGACTTGCCAACGTATCTGCAGTTCTGCAAGGATGTAGTCTTTGCTGGATCAAAATCATTGTTGAATgatgaaaaggaagaagagcTAATTGAATCGTTATGGGAATTTTATCAGAGTGGAAAG GATTCTGAAACAGCAGCCGGAAAAGGATTGTTTGGTGATAGAGATGTTGAACAGAAAACGTTGAGGGACAGTGACGAATGTGCAAGTGATGGCACTCCCTTCGCAGGCGACCATCAAAGGAACAAAACTGGCGATCATTCCTGTCCCAGTTCACAAAATAGTCATGGCTCAGGAGCTAATGACGCGGGAACTCTCATAGATGAAGCCATTCGTCGAATGAAATTAGACATGGAGGAGAAGAGGTTTTGCTATATTCCCCCGAGGGTGAACCTCAAaagatttgattaccttcactATGTGCGGAAGAAGGATGAAGGTGCGTATACTTACGTTGCACATGCAGATTATTACATCTTGCTTCGTTCTTGCGCTAGAGTTGCCCAGGTTGAAATTCGGTGTATGCACATCGCGGTGTTGAGCATCGAGAGGAGGCTGGCATGGTTGGAAAAGAGAATCAATCACTGCTTGCATTTGACCCCTCCCGTTGTATCATGCCAGTATTGCACTGAAATGTTTCCAGATGCGGAAAATAATATTGGGGAGTCGATTGATTAA